Below is a window of Phocoena phocoena chromosome 12, mPhoPho1.1, whole genome shotgun sequence DNA.
ACTAAATACAGGTTATGCCTGCAATTATCatagtttttcaaattttgtttttaaaaaaatttacttcccttttcatgatgttttttttttgtattttgttttagtaGCCATAAAATGCCAGTATTTTAAAGTACCAAACAATGTGCTGTCTGCATGAAAGTGAATTTGAAATCAGATACCCTAAAAGAAAGGTCTGAAGTTCAATTGTTCTTTTGCTGTTTTTGCTActaaattcttttatttgaaagcagcattatttttcagtgaaaaatacCCCAGGCTAGGGATATAAAAATTCTGATTTAGTTCCAGGTTGTCACTTTGAGTGAACCATTTacctttgcttcctttttttcttataatataataaagagataaagttctaaatttttatttgatttaatatGCTATGTTTCCATAATTtggaagaccaaaaaaaaaagtcataaacaataccaatgtttattttttttaatgaatcaatAACTCAAAAGAACTTTTTTCCTATTCATAAGGTCATAAGTCTGGAGTGCTGTTCATATCAGATGAATCTACAAAGCCAAGAACAGGAACCACCGTATCTTCTTTGGAAGATCTGATActttgattcttctcttttctgttcacATATTTGTGCAAAATGCTGTAGTAGTGTTCCTTTGGATTGAAAGTATATAGTGATGAAATTTGCTGCCAGTCTTTTATGTTTGGAGTGTTGTATTCCTTTGGATGTGAACCCTCAAAGAAacacttgatattttcttttgCCAGTTCGGTTGCATGTTCTGTGGCTTGACTTTTAAGGATCTGCTGCTCCTGTTCCAAAtagattttccaaaatttcagCTGCAGGAAGCTAACTGGAGATAGGCATCGGGTGATGGATGTAAAAATCAGGAGGACGATGATAACAACTGCTATCAGGACCCAGCCCAACACCTtcagaaaacacaacaaaatagcAATTTAGTCAcatgttttttaagaaatttttaaatcctCAGGTAAAGTGTGAACTACTTAGAGTTATGATGATGGACAAGCAACAGCTTTAGGCCCTAATCCCTTACGAGAAGGAAGTGGCAGTAACCTCTCGAACCCCTCAGTACAAGTGCTCACTTGACAAGACAGTCATTTTCCAAGGCATGTCAAAGGCCCAAGGAGGAGTTTATATGTCGAATCCCTGGAACTCAAAATGTGGAATTTCAGAAAATCCAATGAAACAAACATTCATTTCCAAGAACCTCTTAGCTTTACAAGCCCAGAAGTAGTGTGGGGTGATGGCTTTAGAGCCAGGCAGACTCATTTTACTGTAACAATTCTGACTGGACAAGCAACTTGACCTGGACTCAGTGTATTCACTGTAAAGACAGAAGAGAATAATAAAGGAAGTAAAGGGCCCAGCACGGTGACTGGTACAGAGTGGATGCCTGACACTATACGAGTGCCCAAGTGCCTTTCTCCCGTTAATTAGTTatcctcaatattttgtaataacctataagggaagagactCTGaagaagaatacacacacacgtataactgaatctctgtgctgtacacctgaaactaacacgatattgtaaatcaactgtacttcaattttaaaaaagaaaaagcaccgagatagaaaggaaggcaggaagggagttaggggaaaggaagaagaaagaaagaaaggaaggagggagggaagaaagaaagaaagcgaggaaggaaggaaggaaggaatgcctATTGGCTCACGAGAAGCCAACAAGCAGTCTAGTTAGTCTTCGGGTGTCGTATGTCTGGAGAAAGGGCACGCATTTCTACCTCCCCCGTCCATCCCCGTAGAAGCCCGTCCCTCTCCGATCCCCCCAGCGCGTCCAGCGCGGGCGCCCGACCTGCGACTGGGCCTTGAGCTCCTTCTGCAGGTCCTGCACGTCGGGCGCCTGGACCTGATGGCACGGAACCAGCGGCAGCTGGGCCGCGCAGCCGGGGCTGCGGCCGAAGCACAGGCGCCGCGCCACGAAGGCGCTCCCGCTGGCGGCGCACTCGTAGAAGGAGCCCCCGAGCAGCGCCACGGCCACCCAGGTGAGCGGCGCGACCGCAGCGACAGCGCTGAGCTGCGCGCACACCAAGGCCCCGCGCAGCGCTGCGCCGCAGTCAGTACGCGCGCCCTGCGCGCAGCAGCCGGTCAGCAGGCGCCAGGTGCGCGCGCTCAGCACGTAGCCCAGGAGGAAGAGCGCCAGCGCCGGCACCAGCAGGAAGACCAGGCCGTAGGGCAGGTTCCAGGCGGCGCTGCACGGGCACTGGAACACCGCGGTGGAGAAGATGCGCTCCCCGCCCACCGTCAGCAAGCTCACCAGGACGTAACCCAGCGCATTGCGGTGCTTGAGGTGCAGGTCCAGCACCGCCCTAAACTTCTCCATTGGTCTCCTACCCCAGGGCGCCGTGGATGTGCCCGTGTGCTTCTGCCTCTTCGCTGCCCAGCTCCTCGAATGATTTGGGGAGGCTCTGGGGTCTGGGGTTTTCTCTGCTCTGCTAAGCAGtgccttccaaaaaaagaaaacaggtctTCTCTGGGTTTCCTGAGCTTTCGCTTTCTTATTTCAACCAGACTAGGTGCGGCAgactcaaacacacacaccattgACCTCCCTAGTACTCACACCTTTCCAGAAGCGGAGGTACTGGTGACCTTATCTCTCAATTCCGGAACTCTGAGGGAAGATAGGCCCTGTTCCACTGTGAGTTTTCTTTCCTCCTAACTGACAAGGGGACTTTCCTTACCCTTAATGACCCTATGCAGTCaccaaatgaatattttttacttGGGTAAACTGGGAAAAACACCAGCTTTTCCTTGATGGCAGCCACCCTGGCTCCTAAACCCACTCCCAGTCAGACCAAACAAttgcaagaaacaaaacaaaacaaagaaaccaaacaaaactGATTATTTAAAGGAAACATTATTCAAGGGCAAATTTCCAGTTTCTCTTTCATAAACTAAATCGCAGCAAAGCCCCGCTCAAATTCCAGTATGTCCATGATGTCTGTCTCGTTTCTGTCCCCCTTCTGGACAGAACTACCGCTGTCCGCCTCTGCCTGGTCTCCTGCAGGGCATTAGCCTGAATAGACAGTACTGACTTCtgcctcttttttcccccctcaggtGGGTCCTAACACTGGTAGTACGTGGACAAGTATCACATCCTTACTCAGTGACCACCAAGTTGATCAGCAGAGGAGAGCGGTACATGGCTGCTCAAAAAACACTAGTTGAACCAAAAAATTTCAATCTGCAGCCACATCTAACTAACATTATTTCCTCcactttcagttttctcaaagCAGCATTTCTCTGACATAAGCTAAAACCACTTCTGTGAAACTGAGCCTTACTCTGTGCAGCTGTAGAGTGAGGTGAGGTGTACTTGAAAGGACGTGGGCTGTGATGTCAggtgcattgtgtgtgtgtatgtgtgtgtttaataagTTCGCTCCCCCTAGACTCATCACGCTCATTTGTAAAAGCAGAATATAGTGCTCACTTTTCAAGATTGTTGAGACAAGTAAATTACGTAGCATCTGTAAAGCACTTTTACACACAGGGTGTGCCTATTAACGAGTGCTCAGTGTGAGGGATTACCTCTCACCTTGCAACGTCAGGAAGAGACAACAGACAACTGTGTTGTACATTATTTAAGAATCCAAATGAATGCTCTTGTTTAGATCAAGGATTGTATTCAGTGACTCAGTGATCCTCCACGACCTTCAGAGGATCAGTGTGCCCTGAGCTGTCCATTTCACTTCAAGGAGGGTGTCTGGATACagagtctggggtgggggtggcaggtCACAGTGAACTGG
It encodes the following:
- the CALHM6 gene encoding calcium homeostasis modulator protein 6, whose protein sequence is MEKFRAVLDLHLKHRNALGYVLVSLLTVGGERIFSTAVFQCPCSAAWNLPYGLVFLLVPALALFLLGYVLSARTWRLLTGCCAQGARTDCGAALRGALVCAQLSAVAAVAPLTWVAVALLGGSFYECAASGSAFVARRLCFGRSPGCAAQLPLVPCHQVQAPDVQDLQKELKAQSQVLGWVLIAVVIIVLLIFTSITRCLSPVSFLQLKFWKIYLEQEQQILKSQATEHATELAKENIKCFFEGSHPKEYNTPNIKDWQQISSLYTFNPKEHYYSILHKYVNRKEKNQSIRSSKEDTVVPVLGFVDSSDMNSTPDL